A region of Solibacillus isronensis DNA encodes the following proteins:
- a CDS encoding CheR family methyltransferase, whose protein sequence is MSDYVQFIDGIKRKTGIDLALYKEAQMKRRLTSLYEKKGYRNFVDFYSALEKDRELMNEFLDRMTINVSEFYRNGKRWEVLQNKIFPLLLQSNKRPKIWSAACSTGEEPYSLAMVLSHHLPLSQVNILATDLDENVLQKAKLGLYPERSLAEVPKPVQSKYFVQEGQFYKVKDEIKRTVNFKKHNLLRDPYESNFDLIVCRNVMIYFTEEAKDQIYANFSKALRPGGILFVGSTEQIFNPAKYDFEVEDTFFYRKK, encoded by the coding sequence ATGTCAGATTATGTACAATTTATTGATGGCATTAAGCGCAAAACGGGCATTGATTTAGCTCTATATAAAGAAGCGCAAATGAAACGTCGGTTAACATCATTATATGAGAAAAAGGGATATCGGAACTTTGTAGATTTTTATAGTGCATTGGAGAAAGACCGAGAACTGATGAATGAATTTTTGGATCGCATGACGATAAACGTTTCTGAGTTTTACCGGAACGGAAAACGGTGGGAAGTATTACAAAATAAAATTTTCCCTCTGCTCCTTCAATCTAACAAACGCCCGAAAATATGGAGTGCGGCTTGTTCAACTGGAGAAGAGCCTTACAGTTTAGCAATGGTATTGTCCCATCATTTACCTTTATCTCAAGTAAATATACTGGCAACAGATTTGGATGAAAATGTTCTCCAAAAAGCGAAGTTGGGCCTATATCCGGAACGGTCTCTTGCAGAAGTGCCAAAACCAGTTCAGTCAAAGTACTTCGTTCAAGAAGGCCAATTTTATAAAGTAAAAGATGAGATTAAGCGCACGGTTAATTTTAAAAAACATAATTTACTAAGGGATCCTTATGAATCGAATTTTGATCTGATTGTTTGCCGGAATGTCATGATTTATTTTACCGAAGAAGCGAAAGATCAGATCTATGCAAATTTCAGTAAAGCATTGCGTCCAGGCGGCATTTTGTTCGTAGGATCAACTGAGCAGATATTTAATCCTGCAAAATATGATTTTGAAGTCGAAGATACATTTTTTTACCGTAAAAAATAA
- the aroC gene encoding chorismate synthase, whose translation MRYLTAGESHGPQLTTIIEGLPSLLPVTAEKINYDLKRRQGGHGRGRRMQIETDTVEIVSGVRHGKTLGSPVALVVTNDDWKHWTKIMGAAELPEDIDPSEIKRQISRPRPGHADLVGGMKYGHRDLRNVLERSSARETTVRVAVGSVAKALLNELGISIVSHVTEIVGIKADSSLLEGKTADEIRAIIENDPCYCIDPEASAKMVTAIDEAKQAGDSIGGVVEVIVEGLPAGIGSYVHYDRKLDAKLASAMLSINAFKGVEFGIGFEMARKKGSEVHDEILWDEEKGYTRATNRLGGLEGGMTTGMPIVVRGVMKPIPTLYKPLQSVDIETKEPFKASVERSDSCAVPAASIVAEHVIAWEIANAIVEQFHSDQLPQLKAQLDEMRQYTKEY comes from the coding sequence ATGCGTTATTTAACAGCAGGTGAGTCACACGGACCACAATTAACAACAATTATCGAGGGGTTGCCTTCATTACTTCCAGTAACAGCAGAAAAAATAAATTATGATTTAAAACGTCGTCAAGGTGGTCACGGTCGTGGTCGTCGCATGCAGATCGAAACAGATACAGTGGAAATTGTATCAGGAGTTCGTCACGGGAAAACATTAGGCTCACCGGTCGCATTAGTCGTTACAAATGATGACTGGAAACATTGGACAAAAATTATGGGTGCGGCAGAGTTGCCGGAAGATATCGATCCATCTGAAATTAAACGTCAAATCTCGCGTCCACGTCCAGGTCATGCCGATTTAGTCGGAGGGATGAAATACGGTCACCGTGATTTGCGTAACGTACTGGAACGTTCAAGTGCACGTGAAACTACAGTGCGTGTGGCAGTTGGATCTGTTGCAAAAGCATTGTTAAACGAGCTTGGAATTTCGATTGTTTCCCATGTTACGGAAATTGTAGGGATCAAAGCAGACAGCAGTTTGTTGGAAGGTAAAACAGCAGATGAAATCCGTGCAATTATTGAAAACGATCCATGTTACTGTATCGATCCTGAAGCTTCGGCAAAAATGGTTACAGCAATTGATGAAGCAAAGCAAGCTGGGGACTCAATCGGCGGTGTCGTAGAAGTCATCGTAGAAGGTTTGCCAGCGGGTATCGGATCTTATGTGCATTACGACCGCAAACTGGATGCGAAACTGGCATCTGCAATGCTGAGCATCAATGCATTTAAAGGCGTTGAGTTTGGAATCGGTTTTGAAATGGCACGCAAAAAAGGTTCAGAAGTACATGACGAAATTTTATGGGATGAAGAAAAGGGCTATACGCGCGCAACAAATCGTTTAGGCGGTTTGGAAGGCGGTATGACGACAGGAATGCCAATTGTCGTTCGCGGTGTGATGAAGCCAATTCCAACATTATATAAACCGTTACAAAGTGTTGACATTGAAACAAAGGAGCCGTTTAAAGCAAGCGTGGAGCGTTCTGACAGCTGTGCAGTACCTGCAGCATCAATCGTTGCCGAACATGTTATTGCCTGGGAAATCGCAAACGCAATTGTTGAGCAGTTCCATAGTGATCAATTACCACAATTAAAGGCGCAGTTAGATGAAATGCGTCAGTACACGAAGGAGTATTAA
- the aroB gene encoding 3-dehydroquinate synthase, whose translation MEIPVRTPSHSYAVTIGKGILRDALTAQNDLLTKADKIIVLTDENVWTAQQSYFEANFPYTFEVHVMPAGEKCKSFENYNDVQTYLLKQKCTRKSLIIAFGGGAVGDLAGFVAATYMRGIPFIQVPTTILAHDSAVGGKTAINHELGKNMIGAFYQPEAVIFDTAFLHSLSEKEVRSGMAEVIKHALISDAQWVEELLEGDHVTELPEDLLANYLAHGIQVKATIVEKDETEQSVRKYLNLGHTYGHAIEAAAGYGRVAHGEAVMIGLIYSLLLSEKYGKVNHQFTKRFLHFAMENGYPFKAVHEFTFDQLIEYLLKDKKADYGQLQFVLLETIGQPFVQKVELEQCREIDRQLRALLAEV comes from the coding sequence ATGGAGATTCCGGTTCGAACTCCTTCACACTCGTATGCTGTAACGATTGGGAAAGGTATATTACGTGATGCATTAACAGCACAGAATGACTTGCTTACAAAAGCAGATAAAATCATCGTATTGACAGATGAAAATGTTTGGACAGCACAGCAAAGCTATTTTGAAGCGAACTTCCCATATACATTCGAAGTACATGTTATGCCGGCAGGGGAAAAGTGCAAAAGCTTTGAAAACTATAATGACGTGCAAACATATTTACTTAAGCAAAAGTGTACAAGAAAATCGCTCATTATCGCATTTGGCGGTGGTGCAGTCGGTGATTTGGCCGGTTTTGTTGCTGCCACTTATATGCGGGGCATTCCGTTCATTCAAGTGCCGACAACAATTTTGGCGCATGATTCAGCTGTTGGCGGAAAGACGGCCATCAATCATGAACTAGGAAAAAATATGATTGGTGCTTTTTACCAGCCGGAAGCCGTAATTTTCGATACAGCATTTTTACATAGTTTATCCGAAAAAGAAGTGCGTTCAGGGATGGCGGAAGTGATTAAGCATGCTTTAATTTCCGATGCACAATGGGTGGAAGAACTGCTCGAAGGAGATCATGTAACGGAACTTCCGGAAGATCTGTTGGCAAATTATTTGGCGCATGGCATTCAAGTAAAAGCAACGATTGTTGAGAAGGATGAAACAGAACAGTCCGTCAGAAAGTATCTTAACTTAGGCCATACATACGGGCATGCGATTGAAGCAGCTGCAGGGTATGGACGTGTAGCACATGGTGAAGCAGTGATGATTGGCCTTATTTATTCACTTCTGTTAAGCGAAAAGTACGGTAAAGTTAATCACCAGTTTACAAAGCGCTTTTTACATTTTGCAATGGAAAACGGCTATCCGTTTAAAGCGGTTCATGAGTTTACATTTGATCAACTGATTGAATATTTACTTAAAGATAAAAAAGCCGACTACGGACAATTGCAGTTCGTTCTGCTTGAAACGATCGGACAACCATTTGTCCAAAAAGTTGAACTTGAACAATGCAGAGAAATTGATCGTCAACTTAGAGCATTATTAGCGGAGGTGTAG
- the aroH gene encoding chorismate mutase, with protein MIRGIRGAITIAEDKAEYVWGETARLVKEVAKQNKIDPEDIASVTISTTPDIHSAFPAKSVRSMPGWQYVPIMCMHEMDVPGALPLCIRVLLHVNTDTPQHEIQHVYLEDAVKLRPDLVK; from the coding sequence ATGATTCGTGGAATTCGCGGTGCAATTACGATTGCTGAAGATAAAGCCGAGTACGTATGGGGTGAAACGGCAAGACTAGTGAAAGAAGTTGCGAAACAAAATAAAATTGATCCGGAAGATATTGCCTCTGTGACAATTTCTACAACACCGGATATTCATTCCGCCTTTCCTGCCAAATCGGTACGGTCGATGCCAGGATGGCAGTATGTGCCGATTATGTGCATGCATGAGATGGATGTGCCTGGTGCACTGCCATTATGTATCCGCGTATTATTACATGTAAATACGGATACACCCCAGCATGAAATCCAACATGTATATTTAGAAGATGCGGTAAAATTAAGACCAGATTTAGTGAAATAA
- the hisC gene encoding histidinol-phosphate transaminase: MKWKQQLFGMKAYQPGKPIEEVKKLFGLDEVVKLASNENPFGSSPKVKQFLQKDESNHAIYPDGYAQSLRTSLANFYGVAENELILGNGSDDLIAIITRALLYPGVNTVMADLSFSQYWHNAEIEGAEVRKVSLKNGVHDLEAMLEAIDENTSVVWVCNPNNPTGTIVSDETLSAFLAKVPKDVFVVLDEAYVEYINDASYKDTLHYFRDYPNLILLRTFSKAYGLASFRVGYGIAQADVIAKLDPVRAPFNNTILSQQVAQVALQDQEYIASCREANEIGKKQFVEFCEQHGLNYFPSQTNFVMFEVKAPSNVVFEEMMKRGFIIRSGAALGLEGYIRVTIGTEAQNARFLQLLAEVLNEQGVLA; this comes from the coding sequence ATGAAGTGGAAACAACAGTTATTTGGAATGAAAGCTTACCAACCGGGAAAACCAATCGAAGAAGTTAAGAAGCTTTTCGGATTAGATGAAGTCGTGAAGCTTGCTTCAAATGAAAATCCCTTTGGCAGCTCACCAAAAGTAAAACAATTTTTACAAAAAGATGAATCCAATCATGCAATATATCCGGACGGTTATGCTCAAAGCTTACGAACATCATTGGCGAATTTCTACGGTGTTGCCGAGAATGAACTTATTTTAGGGAATGGTTCGGATGATTTAATCGCAATCATTACCCGTGCATTATTATATCCAGGTGTGAACACAGTCATGGCAGATTTGTCATTTTCTCAATACTGGCATAATGCAGAGATTGAAGGAGCAGAAGTGCGTAAAGTGTCATTGAAAAATGGTGTCCATGATTTAGAAGCAATGTTGGAGGCAATTGATGAAAATACATCGGTTGTTTGGGTATGTAATCCGAACAATCCGACAGGTACGATCGTATCCGATGAAACATTGAGTGCTTTCTTGGCTAAAGTGCCTAAAGATGTTTTCGTTGTATTGGATGAAGCATATGTGGAATACATTAACGATGCCTCTTATAAAGATACATTGCATTATTTCCGTGACTACCCGAACTTAATTTTATTGCGTACATTCTCAAAAGCGTATGGACTGGCTTCTTTCCGTGTCGGCTACGGAATTGCCCAAGCAGACGTTATTGCGAAGCTTGACCCAGTACGTGCACCATTCAACAATACGATCCTAAGCCAACAAGTTGCGCAGGTCGCTCTACAGGACCAGGAATACATTGCGAGCTGCCGTGAAGCAAATGAAATCGGCAAAAAGCAATTTGTAGAATTTTGCGAGCAGCATGGTTTAAATTATTTCCCTTCACAAACGAACTTTGTCATGTTTGAAGTGAAAGCTCCAAGTAATGTTGTATTTGAAGAAATGATGAAGCGCGGATTTATTATCCGAAGCGGAGCAGCATTAGGATTGGAAGGCTATATTCGGGTGACGATCGGTACAGAAGCTCAAAATGCGAGATTTTTACAACTACTTGCAGAAGTCTTAAATGAGCAAGGAGTACTTGCATGA
- a CDS encoding prephenate dehydrogenase: MTRNVFVIGLGLIGGSVAMALQKAPHTKVFGYDAHEHTRQLADTLQVVHEVVKNPAEFAKEADVIIFGTPVNVTLDFMEQLKSWELKRNVIITDTGSTKAKIMEKALELRQLGITFIGGHPMAGSHKSGITAAKPYLLENAYYMLTPHEGEELEKLAALDDLLKFTLGKMVVVDAKVHDHMTAVVSHFPHIIAASLVHQLNSEKQTYPMTSSLAAGGFRDITRIASSNPALWRDITMQNKQELVGQLDNWLTEMQRVRNLLAEGDAKAIENYFSEARDVRDSLPVANGALYIPYDLYVDIPDYPGVISEVTGLLAENNISITNIRIVETRVDVFGILVISFQTNEDRERAAQCIAHKAKFDTYIS, from the coding sequence ATGACAAGAAATGTCTTCGTAATCGGACTAGGGTTAATTGGTGGCTCTGTAGCGATGGCTTTGCAGAAGGCACCACATACAAAAGTGTTCGGCTATGATGCTCATGAACATACGCGACAATTAGCGGACACATTACAAGTCGTTCATGAAGTAGTTAAGAATCCTGCTGAGTTTGCAAAAGAGGCGGACGTAATTATTTTTGGTACACCGGTAAATGTCACACTCGACTTTATGGAACAGTTGAAGTCGTGGGAATTAAAACGCAATGTCATTATTACAGATACAGGCAGTACAAAAGCGAAAATAATGGAAAAAGCATTAGAGCTGCGGCAACTGGGTATTACATTTATCGGCGGGCACCCAATGGCGGGTTCCCATAAAAGCGGTATTACAGCAGCAAAGCCATATTTACTGGAAAATGCCTACTATATGCTGACACCCCATGAAGGGGAAGAACTAGAAAAACTTGCTGCACTGGACGATCTGCTGAAATTTACGCTCGGGAAAATGGTCGTTGTCGATGCAAAGGTACACGATCATATGACAGCTGTTGTCAGCCATTTCCCGCATATTATTGCGGCATCTTTAGTACATCAGCTTAATAGTGAAAAACAGACATATCCAATGACCTCCTCATTAGCTGCCGGCGGTTTCCGTGATATCACACGTATTGCTTCCTCAAACCCTGCTTTATGGCGTGATATTACTATGCAAAACAAGCAGGAATTAGTCGGACAGCTTGATAACTGGCTTACAGAAATGCAGCGTGTCCGTAATCTATTGGCTGAAGGTGATGCGAAGGCAATCGAGAACTACTTCAGTGAAGCGCGGGATGTCCGGGACAGTTTGCCGGTTGCAAATGGTGCCTTGTATATACCGTATGATCTTTATGTCGATATACCGGATTATCCAGGGGTCATTTCAGAAGTAACAGGCTTATTGGCGGAAAATAATATAAGTATTACAAATATACGTATCGTTGAAACACGTGTCGATGTATTCGGTATTTTGGTCATTAGTTTCCAGACAAACGAAGACCGTGAACGTGCCGCGCAATGCATTGCACACAAGGCAAAGTTTGATACTTATATTTCATAA
- the aroA gene encoding 3-phosphoshikimate 1-carboxyvinyltransferase, whose product MSTTLQYSQPSLQGDITVPGDKSVSHRSVMFGSIAKGRTTVSGFLLGEDCLRTIDCFQKLGVDIEVDGTDVTINSPGIDGWTEPKEVLYTGNSGTTTRLMLGLLSGTKLHTIMTGDASIGKRPMRRVADPLRLMGAQIAGRDNGQYTPLAIQGGPLKSIDYKMPVASAQVKSAILLAGIRAEGTTVVREGEISRDHTERMLRQFGATVTVEDGVVSLEGGQTLTGTHVNVPGDISSAAFFLVAGAIAKNSKIVLKNVGVNETRDGILEVLQNMGAKMSVAIDDENAAEPTATITIETSELKGTTVEGAIIPRLIDEIPIIALLATQAAGKTVIKDAEELKVKETNRIDAVVNELKKLGAKIEATDDGMVIEGPTSLHGGSLKTYGDHRIGMMGAIAALVADGEVELDDPDCIAVSYPTFFEHVNSIMK is encoded by the coding sequence ATGAGTACAACATTGCAATACAGTCAACCGTCATTACAAGGAGATATTACGGTACCAGGTGACAAATCGGTATCGCATCGCTCGGTGATGTTCGGCTCCATTGCAAAAGGAAGAACGACTGTCAGCGGCTTCTTATTAGGGGAAGACTGTCTGCGTACAATTGACTGCTTCCAAAAGCTGGGGGTAGACATAGAAGTTGACGGGACAGATGTAACAATAAACAGCCCAGGAATCGACGGTTGGACAGAACCGAAAGAAGTGCTATACACAGGAAATTCGGGTACGACAACGCGTTTAATGCTAGGGCTATTATCCGGCACGAAACTACATACAATCATGACAGGTGACGCATCGATTGGTAAGCGTCCAATGCGTCGTGTTGCAGATCCTTTACGTTTAATGGGTGCGCAAATAGCCGGACGAGACAATGGACAATATACGCCGCTCGCGATTCAAGGTGGACCGTTAAAATCGATCGACTACAAAATGCCTGTAGCAAGTGCACAAGTGAAATCAGCTATTCTACTTGCCGGTATACGTGCGGAAGGTACAACGGTTGTGCGTGAGGGAGAGATTTCACGTGATCATACAGAACGTATGCTGCGACAGTTCGGGGCAACGGTAACTGTTGAAGATGGTGTCGTGTCATTGGAAGGCGGCCAAACACTGACAGGAACACATGTAAATGTACCCGGTGATATTTCCTCGGCTGCATTTTTCCTTGTTGCTGGTGCCATTGCGAAAAACAGCAAAATTGTTCTTAAAAACGTGGGGGTCAATGAGACGCGTGACGGCATTTTGGAAGTGCTTCAAAACATGGGTGCGAAAATGTCGGTTGCAATCGATGACGAGAATGCGGCAGAACCAACTGCTACTATTACAATTGAAACTTCCGAACTAAAAGGAACGACAGTGGAGGGCGCTATAATTCCTCGCCTAATCGATGAAATTCCGATTATTGCGCTGCTTGCTACACAGGCAGCTGGTAAAACAGTCATTAAAGATGCGGAAGAACTTAAAGTGAAAGAAACAAACCGTATCGATGCGGTTGTAAATGAGTTAAAGAAGCTAGGTGCAAAAATTGAAGCAACAGATGACGGTATGGTGATCGAAGGTCCGACATCTTTACATGGTGGAAGCTTGAAAACATATGGTGATCACCGTATTGGAATGATGGGTGCGATCGCTGCTCTTGTTGCGGATGGGGAAGTGGAATTGGATGATCCGGATTGCATCGCCGTTTCCTACCCAACTTTTTTTGAACATGTTAATAGTATAATGAAATAA
- a CDS encoding tetratricopeptide repeat protein, with amino-acid sequence MELLLQAIQEGNLEEINRLLESFLMDAEPAAQYEVAEALMHYGFLNEADRVFEHLQFLFPEEAQISIDRASVLIELGEEDNALDFLMGIADDAPEYPQALLVLADYYQMQGLFEVAEQRINDALQILPHEPLLQFAKAELLFETGRFTEAVRIYEELYAIDKKFAGIILAQRLAEVYRAGAGYETALDYYMEALEEEVTADLLFGSAYAAFQTEKYELAIKQLEDLKELDPDYFSAYLLLAESYAMLEDNERALKVIKEGLKRDEYDKSLYLFAGKMAIKNGKQQEAIEFLSEAIALDPEYMEAILVLMSVYNTEQRYEEIISLYEQLHQNEFEWVALYPFVANAYNEEELFEKAYEIYKEAYNEFNDDVEFLEKYFLFLVEDGKRDEAKQIAERLVQLQPSEQQWTDLLERFE; translated from the coding sequence ATGGAACTATTACTACAAGCGATTCAAGAAGGAAACTTAGAGGAGATTAACCGACTTCTTGAATCTTTTTTAATGGATGCTGAACCCGCAGCACAATATGAAGTAGCTGAAGCACTTATGCATTACGGATTTTTAAATGAAGCAGACCGTGTATTTGAACATCTGCAATTTTTATTTCCTGAGGAAGCACAAATTTCAATTGATCGTGCAAGTGTATTAATTGAGCTAGGTGAAGAGGATAATGCCCTTGATTTCTTAATGGGGATTGCCGATGATGCACCAGAATATCCTCAAGCACTGTTAGTATTGGCGGACTATTATCAAATGCAAGGATTATTTGAAGTGGCGGAACAACGAATTAATGATGCATTGCAAATTTTACCGCATGAGCCTTTACTACAATTTGCCAAAGCAGAATTATTATTTGAAACAGGACGTTTTACAGAGGCTGTTCGAATTTATGAAGAGCTTTATGCAATCGATAAAAAGTTTGCTGGTATAATTTTAGCCCAACGTCTTGCGGAAGTTTACCGTGCAGGTGCAGGCTATGAAACTGCCCTGGATTATTATATGGAAGCACTTGAAGAAGAAGTTACAGCAGACTTGCTGTTTGGCTCGGCCTATGCTGCATTCCAGACGGAAAAATATGAACTAGCTATAAAACAGTTGGAAGATTTAAAAGAGTTGGACCCTGATTATTTCTCAGCTTATTTACTGCTGGCTGAAAGTTATGCAATGCTCGAGGATAATGAGCGTGCTTTAAAAGTTATTAAAGAAGGTCTTAAACGAGACGAATACGATAAATCCCTCTATTTATTTGCGGGGAAAATGGCGATAAAAAATGGCAAGCAACAGGAAGCGATAGAATTTTTGAGTGAAGCCATTGCGTTGGATCCGGAATATATGGAAGCAATTTTAGTATTGATGTCTGTCTACAATACGGAACAACGTTATGAAGAAATTATTTCACTATATGAACAATTGCATCAAAATGAATTCGAATGGGTCGCATTATATCCATTTGTAGCCAATGCTTATAATGAAGAAGAACTGTTCGAAAAAGCATACGAAATTTATAAAGAGGCATATAATGAATTTAACGATGATGTTGAGTTTTTAGAGAAATATTTCCTGTTTTTAGTTGAGGACGGCAAGCGTGATGAAGCAAAACAAATTGCCGAGCGACTTGTCCAATTACAGCCTTCTGAACAGCAATGGACTGATTTATTAGAACGCTTTGAGTAA
- a CDS encoding ReoY family proteolytic degradation factor gives MTYSVPLNDKKLFIRWFLKNFQLKRREGVWILNYLLSNDDLLQNVHFVDEAHYCPRSIVMSTIETTSIPFRFYKENIMTSDAEKAFHDLRINAHEAIYFQLNFPSVPPDPLYLAVLEENPYVPADIFISEKDRLAAERLLENSVLEFQEQQLLKEIDEALDSGDKDRFFELSNLLQALKHTK, from the coding sequence TTGACATATTCCGTACCACTGAATGACAAAAAGTTGTTTATCAGGTGGTTTTTAAAAAATTTCCAGTTAAAAAGACGTGAAGGTGTATGGATTTTAAATTACTTATTAAGTAATGACGACTTGTTGCAAAACGTTCATTTCGTTGATGAAGCACATTATTGCCCGCGTTCCATTGTAATGTCGACAATTGAGACAACGAGTATCCCATTCCGATTTTATAAAGAAAATATTATGACATCCGATGCTGAAAAAGCATTTCATGATTTGCGAATCAATGCACATGAAGCAATTTACTTTCAGCTGAATTTCCCGAGTGTACCGCCTGATCCTCTGTATTTGGCGGTACTGGAGGAAAACCCTTATGTACCTGCTGATATCTTTATTAGTGAAAAAGACCGTCTAGCAGCAGAGCGATTACTGGAAAATAGTGTACTAGAATTCCAGGAACAGCAACTGTTAAAAGAAATAGATGAAGCGCTGGATAGTGGAGATAAAGATCGTTTTTTCGAGTTATCTAATTTATTGCAAGCATTAAAGCATACGAAGTAA
- a CDS encoding YpiF family protein — MNFVVKDVDQFQAQKQFIDTAIVPLVQLDFSDQGIKQSSSASEYLMTLTNFIEQQFKGRLLLLPPFSYTTGTKSDNMPATMEKELKEAGFKAVVFITCDHSWTEFKEYLNIIWLPAIPLESMDQGVKQRILEDQLKQVIPTFTKIWV; from the coding sequence ATGAACTTTGTTGTAAAAGATGTAGACCAGTTCCAGGCACAAAAGCAGTTTATAGATACGGCAATTGTCCCGCTCGTGCAATTGGATTTTTCTGATCAAGGAATAAAGCAGAGCAGTTCTGCTTCTGAATATTTAATGACGTTGACCAATTTTATAGAACAGCAGTTTAAAGGTCGTCTTTTATTATTGCCCCCCTTTTCATATACGACGGGAACCAAGTCAGATAATATGCCAGCAACAATGGAAAAAGAATTGAAGGAAGCAGGTTTTAAAGCAGTGGTCTTTATTACCTGTGACCATTCATGGACTGAATTTAAAGAATATTTAAATATTATTTGGCTTCCGGCTATCCCGCTTGAGTCTATGGACCAGGGTGTAAAACAGAGAATTTTGGAAGACCAGTTAAAACAAGTCATCCCAACTTTTACGAAAATTTGGGTTTAA
- a CDS encoding QcrA and Rieske domain-containing protein, which translates to MSRNRVTRRQFLTYTITGVGGFMAAGMLMPMVRFAIDPILQSKEDGDFVQTSKKIAEITEVPVKVDFSYEQTDGWYKSEVADAAWVYKEGDEIIAISPVCKHLGCTVNWEGNPEHANQFFCACHAGRYEKTGVNVKGTPPLGPLDMYEVSENDGFLLLGKKIANTHSN; encoded by the coding sequence ATGAGTAGGAATCGAGTTACAAGACGTCAATTTTTAACTTATACAATTACTGGTGTAGGTGGATTTATGGCGGCAGGAATGTTAATGCCAATGGTACGTTTTGCTATTGACCCAATTCTTCAGTCAAAAGAAGATGGTGATTTTGTACAAACTAGCAAAAAAATTGCCGAAATTACAGAAGTTCCAGTAAAAGTGGACTTCTCGTATGAACAGACGGATGGTTGGTACAAATCAGAAGTAGCTGATGCTGCTTGGGTTTACAAAGAAGGTGACGAAATCATCGCAATCTCACCTGTATGTAAGCATTTAGGGTGTACTGTAAACTGGGAAGGTAATCCAGAACACGCAAATCAATTCTTCTGTGCATGTCATGCGGGACGTTATGAAAAAACAGGTGTAAACGTAAAAGGTACACCGCCTCTTGGACCACTGGATATGTATGAAGTGTCAGAAAATGATGGTTTCTTATTGCTTGGAAAAAAAATCGCTAACACACACAGTAACTAA
- the qcrB gene encoding menaquinol-cytochrome c reductase cytochrome b subunit has protein sequence MLNKIYDWVDERLDITPIWRDIADHEVPEHVNPAHHFSAFVYCFGGLTFFITVIQILSGMFLTMYYVPDVENAWKSVYYLQNEVAFGEIVRGMHHWGASLVIVMMFLHTLRVFFTGSYKKPRELNWLVGVGIFAIMLGLGFTGYLLPWDMKALFATKVGIEIAASVPFLGETIKILLAGDSTIIGAQTLTRFFAIHVFFLPAALFALLAVHFIMIRRQGISGPL, from the coding sequence GTGCTAAATAAAATTTATGATTGGGTCGATGAACGTTTAGATATTACTCCTATTTGGCGTGATATTGCCGACCATGAAGTGCCAGAGCACGTTAACCCTGCCCATCACTTTTCAGCATTCGTTTACTGTTTCGGGGGATTAACATTCTTTATTACAGTAATTCAAATTCTATCAGGTATGTTCTTAACGATGTACTACGTACCAGATGTAGAGAATGCTTGGAAATCAGTTTACTATTTACAAAACGAAGTAGCATTCGGTGAAATCGTTCGTGGTATGCACCATTGGGGGGCATCTTTAGTAATTGTTATGATGTTCTTACATACACTTCGTGTATTCTTCACAGGTTCATATAAAAAACCGCGTGAATTAAACTGGTTAGTTGGTGTAGGTATCTTTGCCATTATGTTAGGTTTAGGTTTCACAGGTTATTTATTACCATGGGATATGAAAGCGTTATTCGCGACTAAAGTAGGTATCGAGATTGCTGCATCTGTTCCGTTTTTAGGTGAAACGATAAAAATATTATTAGCTGGGGATTCTACGATTATCGGGGCGCAAACTTTAACTCGTTTCTTTGCTATTCATGTATTCTTCTTACCAGCAGCACTATTTGCTTTATTGGCAGTTCACTTTATTATGATCCGCCGCCAAGGTATTTCAGGACCTCTATGA